A genome region from Variovorax paradoxus includes the following:
- a CDS encoding FAD-dependent oxidoreductase, translating into MPDNTAALKADVMIVGAGPVGLTLAMDLASRGVSVVICETRRFAEPPNVKCNHVASRTMEQFRRLGVAQKLRDAGLPADHPNDVVFRTSVTGTELTRIPIPCRRDRYTETEGPDAWWPTPEPPHRINQIYLEPILLKHTAALPGVQLLNRTRFEAFTQDFDGVCAVVSNMDDSTMRTIRCRYMVGCDGGSSVVRKQIGAKLEGTAVIQRVQSTFIRAPKLRAMIPGKPAWSYYAMNPRRCGTMFAIDGHETWLVHNHLNAEEPEFDSVDRDQSLRHILGVGADFEYEVISKEDWVGRRLVSNRFREGRVFLAGDAAHLWVPYAGYGMNAGIADALNLSWLLGAVVQGWGDEAILDAYEAERQPITEQVSKFAMDHAQKMIRARRAVPPNIEEPGPDGDALRADIGREAYELNVQQFCCGGLNFGYFYSGSPIIVPDGEHTAPPYSMGEFTPSTVPGCRAPHFWLADGRSLYDAFGPGYTLLRFDRSVDVRPLERAATAYSMPLTVLDIETEDVPKAYTHALVLCRADQHVAWRGAHLPAEVYDLVGLLRGEGPRLRARRRALAWEGVIA; encoded by the coding sequence ATGCCCGACAACACCGCAGCACTGAAAGCCGACGTGATGATCGTCGGCGCCGGCCCCGTGGGCCTCACCCTGGCCATGGACCTCGCGTCGCGCGGCGTGTCGGTGGTCATCTGCGAGACGCGCCGCTTCGCCGAGCCGCCGAACGTCAAGTGCAACCACGTGGCCTCGCGCACCATGGAGCAGTTCCGCCGGCTGGGCGTGGCGCAGAAGCTGCGCGACGCGGGGCTGCCGGCCGACCATCCGAACGACGTGGTGTTCCGCACCAGCGTCACCGGCACGGAGCTCACGCGCATCCCCATTCCGTGCCGGCGCGACCGCTACACCGAGACCGAGGGCCCCGATGCGTGGTGGCCGACGCCCGAGCCGCCACACCGCATCAACCAGATCTATCTCGAGCCGATCCTGCTGAAGCACACTGCCGCGCTGCCGGGCGTGCAGCTGCTCAACCGCACGCGCTTCGAGGCCTTCACGCAGGACTTCGACGGCGTCTGCGCGGTGGTGAGCAACATGGACGACAGCACGATGCGCACCATCCGTTGCCGCTACATGGTGGGCTGCGACGGCGGCAGCTCGGTGGTGCGCAAGCAGATCGGCGCGAAGCTCGAGGGCACGGCGGTGATCCAGCGCGTGCAGTCGACCTTCATCCGCGCGCCGAAGCTGCGCGCCATGATCCCGGGCAAGCCGGCGTGGTCGTACTACGCGATGAACCCGCGCCGCTGCGGCACGATGTTCGCCATCGACGGGCACGAGACCTGGCTGGTGCACAACCACCTGAACGCGGAGGAGCCCGAGTTCGACTCGGTCGACCGCGACCAGTCGCTGCGCCACATCCTCGGCGTGGGCGCCGACTTCGAATACGAGGTCATCAGCAAGGAGGACTGGGTCGGCCGCCGCCTGGTGTCCAACCGCTTCCGCGAGGGCCGCGTGTTCCTCGCGGGCGACGCGGCGCACCTCTGGGTGCCCTACGCAGGCTACGGCATGAACGCCGGCATTGCCGACGCGCTCAACCTCTCGTGGCTGCTGGGCGCAGTGGTCCAGGGCTGGGGCGACGAGGCCATCCTCGACGCCTACGAGGCCGAGCGGCAGCCGATCACCGAGCAGGTGTCGAAGTTCGCGATGGACCACGCGCAGAAGATGATCCGCGCGCGCCGCGCGGTGCCGCCGAACATCGAGGAGCCCGGGCCCGACGGCGACGCGCTGCGCGCCGACATCGGGCGCGAGGCCTACGAGCTCAACGTGCAGCAGTTCTGCTGCGGCGGCCTGAACTTCGGCTACTTCTACAGCGGCTCGCCGATCATCGTGCCCGACGGGGAACACACGGCGCCGCCCTATTCGATGGGCGAGTTCACGCCGTCGACCGTGCCGGGCTGCCGCGCGCCGCACTTCTGGCTGGCGGACGGCCGCTCGCTCTACGACGCCTTCGGCCCCGGCTACACGCTGCTGCGTTTCGACCGCAGCGTGGACGTGCGGCCGCTCGAGCGCGCCGCGACCGCCTACAGCATGCCCCTCACCGTGCTCGACATCGAGACAGAGGACGTGCCCAAGGCCTACACCCACGCCCTGGTGCTGTGCCGTGCCGACCAGCATGTGGCATGGCGCGGCGCGCACCTGCCGGCCGAGGTCTACGACCTGGTGGGCCTGCTGCGCGGCGAGGGCCCGCGGCTGCGTGCGCGCCGGCGGGCACTGGCCTGGGAAGGCGTGATCGCCTGA